From Xenopus laevis strain J_2021 chromosome 7L, Xenopus_laevis_v10.1, whole genome shotgun sequence, one genomic window encodes:
- the gpam.L gene encoding glycerol-3-phosphate acyltransferase 1, mitochondrial — protein MEDGVYSLGGPDGYYLPLPGDHTGGKLKNCPEELGERIPSPAVLRLVTQRKETLLSRKRPFVGRCCRVCTPLSRETFFNPSIPSLGLRNVIYINETHTRHRGWLARRLCYVLFVQERDVSKRMFCSNMEETVLSNRRVQEAIEDVAAEESPMGTADQKSTSKVKRKAKKILQEMVACVSPAMIRLTGWVLLKLFNGFFWNIQIHKGQLEMVKKASVEKCSPLVFLPVHKSHIDYLLLTFILFCHNIKAPHIAAGNNLNIPIFSTLIHLLGGFFIRRKLEETPNGKKDILYRSLLQGYVEELLCQHQFLEIFLEGTRSRSGKTGCGRAGLLSVIVDTVSKCSVPDVLIVPVGISYDRIIEGHYNSEQLGKPKKDESLWSVARGVLRMLRKNYGSVRVDFAQPFSLKEYLETQAQKPSPLPLCLKQVLLPSILSGRPQDTECEGEVALHPGPRNLLQEPLRRHMITNLANHVLFTADKCCAVMSTHIISCLLLYRYRQGVHMSVLVEDFFSMKEEVLARDFDLGFSGNSEDVVTHGIHLLGDSVNITHTSNEFFIAPNTKIPAVFELNYYSNGLLHVYFTEAVVVCALYSQVRSKSTKGSSDVSITQESLIRSSTSLCCLLSNEGVIALPCHMFYQVCNEAVQRLLAYGILLIAEEEQEDASPSVTDEPWDKKLAEQLAWRSDEEDEDSDFGEEQRERYIKMSPCEEHQQFLAFLRRLLGPVLEAYSSAATFTLSFSSPVPEKEFTQNLLKFLICRTERSLAVYAESATLCLARNAVKTFVDLGVFQVYKDKRGSILELSSTFLPQSSRQELLDFILGFM, from the exons GGGGAGAGGATTCCCAGCCCGGCGGTGTTGCGGTTGGTCACTCAGAGGAAGGAGACGCTGCTGAGCAGGAAGAGACCGTTTGTAGGAAGATGTTGTCGCGTGTGCACCCCCCTCAGCCGG GAGACGTTCTTCAATCCCAGCATTCCCTCCTTGGGTCTCCGTAACGTCATCTACATCAATGAAACCCACACGAG GCATCGGGGTTGGTTGGCTCGTCGGCTCTGTTACGTGTTGTTTGTGCAGGAGAGGGACGTGAGTAAGAGAATGTTCTGCAGTAACATGGAGGAGACTGTGCTGAGTAACCGCAG AGTACAGGAGGCCATTGAGGATGTTGCTGCGGAGGAGAGTCCCATGGGAACGGCTGATCAGAAATCCACCAGCAAAGTGAAGAGGAAAGCCAAGAAGATCCTGCAGGAGATGGTGGCCTGTGTCTCCCCCGCAATGATAAG GCTGACTGGGTGGGTTCTGCTGAAGCTTTTCAATGGTTTCTTTTGGAACATTCAGATCCACAAGGGGCAACTGGAGATGGTTAAGAAAGCGTCCGTGGAG AAATGCTCCCCCCTGGTGTTCCTGCCGGTGCACAAGTCTCACATCGATTACCTGCTGCTCACCTTCATCTTGTTCTGCCACAACATCAAAGCTCCTCACATTGCAGCAGGGAACAACCTCAATATTCCCATCTTCAG CACCTTAATTCATCTACTGGGTGGATTTTTTATTCGGCGTAAACTGGAAGAGACCCCGAATGGGAAGAAGGACATTCTGTACCGCTCTCTTCTGCAGGGG TATGTGGAGGAGTTGCTTTGTCAGCACCAATTCCTCGAAATATTCCTGGAGGGGACGCGGTCGCGCAGTGGAAAGACTGGGTGCGGCCGGGCCGGGCTCCTGTCGGTGATTGTGGATACGGTGAGCAAATGCTCCGTCCCCGACGTCCTCATCGTGCCCGTGGGCATCTCCTACGACCGCATCATTGAGGGGCATTACAACAGCGAGCAGTTG ggaaaaccCAAAAAGGACGAGAGTCTGTGGAGTGTGGCGCGGGGAGTTCTGCGGATGCTGCGCAAGAATTACGGGAGTGTGCGCGTGGATTTTGCACAACCGTTTTCCTTAAAG GAATATCTAGAAACTCAGGCACAGAAACCATCCCCCCTCCCACTGTGTCTCAAACAAGTGCTTCTACCCAGCATCCTCTCTGGCAG ACCCCAAGACACTGAGTGTGAGGGGGAAGTGGCGCTGCACCCAGGACCCAGAAATTTGCTGCAGGAGCCTCTCAGGCGTCACATGATCACAAACTTGGCCAATCACGTGCTTTTCA CCGCTGACAAGTGCTGCGCCGTCATGTCCACCCACATCATCTCCTGTCTCCTCCTCTACAGGTACCGCCAG GGAGTTCACATGTCGGTGTTGGTGGAAGATTTCTTCTCTATGAAGGAGGAGGTTCTGGCTCGGGATTTTGACTTGGGATTTTCGGGGAATTCGGAGGATGTGGTGACGCACGGGATTCACCTGTTGGGAGACTCAGTGAATATCACTCACACCAGCAACGAGTTCTTCATCGCCCCCAACACCAAAATCCCGGCCGTGTTTGAGTTGAACTATTACAGCAATGGGCTCCTCCATGTTTACTTCACAGAGGCGGTTGTAg TTTGTGCTCTTTACTCACAAGTGAGAAGCAAAAGCACAAAAGGATCTTCCGACGTCTCCATCACTCAGGAGTCCCTGATCCGCAGCTCCACCTCCTTGTGTTGCCTCCTGTCCAACGAGGGGGTCATTGCTTTG CCGTGTCACATGTTCTACCAGGTCTGTAATGAAGCCGTGCAGAGACTCCTCGCCTACGGAATTCTCCTTATAGCAGAG GAGGAGCAGGAAGATGCCAGTCCCAGTGTGACGGATGAGCCGTGGGATAAGAAACTGGCAGAACAGTTGGCGTGGAGAagtgatgaggaggatgaggacAGTGACTTTGGGGAAGAGCAGAGGGAGCGTTATATAAAG ATGAGCCCATGTGAGGAGCACCAGCAGTTCTTGGCCTTCCTGCGGCGATTACTCGGCCCCGTCCTAGAGGCTTACAGTTCAGCCGCCACCTTCACCCTCAGTTTCAGCAGCCCCGTCCCAGAGAAGGAGTTCACCCAAAATCTCCTCAAGTTCCTGATCTGTAGAACTGAAAGATCTCTCGCTGTCTATG CGGAAAGCGCCACCTTGTGTCTCGCCCGGAATGCAGTGAAGACCTTTGTGGATCTGggg GTTTTTCAGGTGTATAAGGACAAGAGGGGCTCCATTCTGGAACTGAGCTCCACTTTCCTACCTCAGAGCAGCCGCCAGGAACTTCTCGACTTCATCCTGGGCTTCATGTGA